In a single window of the Mugil cephalus isolate CIBA_MC_2020 chromosome 6, CIBA_Mcephalus_1.1, whole genome shotgun sequence genome:
- the fryl gene encoding protein furry homolog-like isoform X7, with the protein MDFLKSLVPGVISGEGPAEHGATSAREPGPRLLRIKRLGLLAMGHTIEEDLVYPVIQVDAGVGSSRLTRGNQTRLKGNSRHIRKLSFLHHAGVGRGHNASAPVSSSVSRRRAPSSVTPLSWEKHNIAAMSSITIDPELKPGEFVIKSLFAEFAVLAEKKIEMVMAEPLEKPLSRSLQRGEDAQFDQLISSMSSIAEHCLPSLLRTLFDWYRRQSGTEDESYEYRPRSSTKSKGDEQHRDKDYLLERRDLAIDFIFCLVSVEVLKQIPLHPVPDVLVHEVLNLAFKHFKHKEGYCGPNTGNVHIIADLYAEVIGVLTQSKFQAVRKKFITELKELRQKEQSPYIVQSIISLIMGMKFFRVKMYPVEDFEASFQFMQECAQYFLEVKDKDIKHALAGLFVEILIPVAAAVKNEVNVPCLKTFVEMLYQTTFDLSSRKKHSLALYPLVTCLLCVSQKQFFLNNWHIFLQNCLSHLKNKDPKMSRVALESLYRLLWVYIIRIKCESNTVTQSRLLSIVSALFPKGSRSVVPRDTPLNIFVKIIQFIAQERLDFAMKEIIYDLLCVGKSHKTFTINPERMNIGLRAFLVIADSLQQKDGEPPMPTTGIIMPSGNTLRVKKIFLNTTLTDEEAKVIGMSLYYPQVRKALDNILRHLDKEVGRSMSMTSVQMSNKEPEDMITGERKPKIDLFRTCVAAIPRLIPDGMSRQDLIELLAKLTIHMDEELRGLAFTTLQALMVDFPEWREDVLSGFAYFIVREVTDVHPTLLDNAVKMLLQLISQWRQAVQSSNKSHDVQQGSSGGRSLSLERTLPLGVLHVVEGLALVVLCSCRPATRRLAVNVLKEVRALHTALGIGKGDEELAIDVMDRLSASVLESFIHLTGADQTNLLYCPSGIDLQTLAEWSSSPISHQFDVVSPSHIWVFAHVTQGQDPWVISFSSYLRQENLLKHCPTALNYAWMFAYTRLQLLSPQVDINSPINAKKVNSLNSSDSYIGLWRNYLILCCSSASSSSSMSSSSSTSGSVRCSPPETLASTPDSGYSYDSKIVGTPSPSSLFKHIVPMMRSESMDITESLVLGLGRTNPQCFRELIEELNPIIKEALERRPENMKRRRRRDILRVQLVRIFELLADAGVISQIASGGLDGETHSLNSTLLEYVDLTRQLLEAENDKDSDTLKDIRCHFSALVANIIQNVPVHQRRTIFPQQSLRHSLFMLFSHWAGPFSIMFTPLDRYSDRNMQINRHQYCALKAMSAVLCCGPVADNVGLSSDGYLYKWLDNILDSQDKKVHQLGCEAVMLLLELNPDQSNLMFWAVDRCYTGSRRVAAGCFRAIANVFHNRDYQFDTVVLLNLILFKAADSSRDIYEVAMQLLQILEPKLFRYAHKLEIQRTDGILTPPSPLPHLYSVSYYQLSEELARTYPELTLPIFSEVSQRIQTAHPGGRQVMLHYLLPWMNNVELVDFKSAARRPEDCGSGEDEEEVHDRENMMVNSRRWLRGEGWGSPRATTMVLNNLMFMTAKYGDEFAWSEIENVWTTLADSWPKNLKIILHFLISMSGVSSDPSLLPYVKRVVVYLGRDKTMQLLEELMCELELTDPVSSAVTHMDNPPYYRITSSYKIPSVTSGTTSSTNTMVPGNDGHHDTKIKDSNMEDSYTHLDIYSGLNSNLNRQHHRLESRYSSSSGGSYEDEKSDSMPLYANWRLKVMDHNQPEPLPFPPSGGCWSPLVDYLPETNTPAVALHRCNIAIILLTDLIVDHGVKVEWSAYLHLLLHAVFIGFDHQHPEVYEHCKRLLLHLLIVQGTNSSVQSVAMVLLRNRDYNDPRVLTVKPVAPDLNLTGVQELLPDCQPSPVTDSGLSSSSTSSSISLGAGGSALSHLSPTLLSEVDVTAEQDEKSKALIEFITSRKRGPLWNHEDVSAKNPNIKSAEQLSVFVRHVVTVFKHIPSGFQLESLLSEVSLRTALSCSSRHYAGRSFQIFRALKQPLTPATLSDILSRLVETVGDPGEEAQGFVIELLLTLESGIDTLADTLKNYDLLTALAQTSSRDHLLGPKFAANRKSTGQLNLNSGGLFHHVHPRSNSLRASLMSERKADRRRSNTLDIADRLGGSHGNLARTQSLSSLGGGGTPGGDNIHPVDPSNLMATVFWIAASLLESDYEFEYLLALRLLNKLLGQLPLDRADSRERLENVQAKLKWYNFPGLLQLFLKGFTSASTQELTIHLLSKLISVSRHTLVDPSQVAGFPLNILCLLPHLIQHFDSPTPFCKETADKIAKVCADEKSATLSNLAHMMSLYSTHSYSRDCTNWINVVCRYLHDAFAERTLNLVTYLAELLEKGLPAMQQSLLQIIHSLLGHIDLSAAPVKQFNLEIMKIIGKYVQSPHWKEAQNILKLVVSRSASLVVPDDVQRSYSTESCGSPEIAFTRIFNNSSKELPGKTLDFHFDISETPIIGHKYGDQRTAAGRNGKPQVIAVTRSTSSTSSGSNSNGLVQVSWKRPQLSQRRTRERLMNVLSLCGPESGIPKNPSVRLLSYSKASDKVVFSSNEDLDSADQQTSLIPTVEEVVREEEVQGEDTGSEQQFGVFKDFDFLDVELEDAEELQGESMDNFNWGVRRRSLESMDKGDTPSLQECQYTGSTPSLNLTNHEDTDESSEEEVLSASQILTRSNLLNSDSATDDTASNHVDSLQQSQESSSSAMTEEATVLPSLPSLPSLPRLDSPILERAHSDSTSSQLPEDAISVTAADELSSSVSEDTGFCSAPPLPSDPPELCDPCDSQDPPDAQETQDPHEDLDPAPPPPPAIDTPPGSLCEEESQTVLPLCLPMPPDTKPDPDPDPDSTCGSMWEEDVTQALKELDERCEEEEADFSGMSSQDEGDADGFPEIQASPPPSPFLSAILAAFQPVAYDNEEDAWRCHVNQMLSDTDGSSAVYTFHVFSRLFQSIQRKFGSITHSSVRFLGERLQRMGNQFLSSLEVMTSRSQCPTVLLDAETLVSCGLLETLKFSVLELQEHLDTYNAKKEAAEQWLENCRKTFGDKDSSQRPNTHAQQMENLAELELCRRLYKLHFQLLLLFQAYCKLISRVDTIKREAEVTNMSEELTILESCLKEAETGNDGQEDVCMSDNAQTNTETAIQSLIETLRARDFSSALTQVKVFRSLWPNDIFGNETDNAVQTLLHIYFRHQTLGQTGCLAVVGPSRDLSQASTRLMELNLQIREALSRAQVYQPHTTMVSTGL; encoded by the exons CTTCTGCACCAGTCAGCAGCAGCGTGAGTAGACGCCGTGCCCCCTCCTCGGTGACTCCCCTCTCGTGGGAGAAACACAACATCGCCGCCATGTCGAGCATCACCATCGACCCCGAGCTCAAGCCCGGGGAGTTCGTCATCAAGAGTCTGTTTGCCGAGTTTGCCGTGCTGGCTGAGAAGAAGATAGAAATGGTGATGGCTGAACCGCTG GAGAAACCGCTGTCCCGATCCCTCCAGAGAGGGGAAGATGCACAATTTGACCAG ttaaTAAGCTCTATGAGCTCAATAGCAGAACACTGTTTGCCCTCCCTACTGCGCACATTGTTTGACTGGTACCGGCGGCAGAGTGGCACTGAAGACGAGTCCTACGAGTACAGGCCTCGCTCTAGTACTAAGTCCAAAGG GGATGAACAGCACCGGGATAAAGATTACCTCCTGGAACGGCGAGACTTAGCCatagatttcattttttgtttagtttcagtgGAGGTTCTAAAGCAG ATTCCTCTTCATCCGGTGCCAGATGTTTTAGTACATGAAGTTCTAAACCTGGCATTCAAGCACTTTAAACACAAAGAGGG TTACTGTGGCCCCAACACTGGCAATGTGCACATCATCGCAGACTTGTACGCTGAGGTCATAGGGGTTCTTACGCAGTCAAA GTTTCAGGCGGTGAGGAAGAAGTTCATCACGGAGCTGAAGGAGCTCAGGCAAAAAGAGCAGAGCCCCTACATAGTCCAGAGCATCATCAGCCTCATCATGGGCATGAAGTTCTTTCGGGTCAAAATGTATCCAGTGGAGGACTTTGAGGCTTCTTTTCAGTTCATGCAG GAGTGTGCCCAGTATTTCCTGGAAGTCAAAGATAAAGACATAAAGCACGCTCTAGCGGGCCTTTTCGTCGAGATCCTCATCCCCGTCGCAGCC GCGGTGAAAAATGAAGTCAATGTGCCGTGCCTAAAAACCTTCGTGGAGATGCTCTACCAGACGACATTTGACCTTAGTTCCAGAAAGAAGCACTCATTG GCCCTGTATCCCCTGGTGACGTGTCTGCTGTGCGTCAGTCAAAAGCAGTTCTTTCTCAACAACTGGCACATCTTCCTCCAGAATTGCCTCTCACACCTGAAG AATAAAGACCCCAAAATGTCCCGTGTAGCACTGGAGTCGCTCTACAGACTTCTCTGGGTCTACATCATCAGGATCAAGTGTGAGAGTAACACTGTCACGCAGAG TCGACTACTCAGCATCGTTTCAGCACTTTTCCCCAAAGGCTCTCGTAGTGTGGTGCCCAGAGACACGCCCCTCAATATCTTTGTCAAAATCATCCAGTTTATAGCTCAG GAGAGACTGGACTTCGCTATGAAGGAGATTATCTATGACCTCTTGTGTGTTGGCAAGTCTCACAAAACCTTCACCATCAACCCAGAG AGGATGAATATTGGTCTGCGAGCCTTCTTGGTGATTGCTGACAGCTTACAGCAGAAAGACGGGGAACCGCCGATGCCTACCACAGGGATCATCATGCCGTCTGGCAACACATTACGCGTCAAAAAGATCTTCCTCAACACCACGCTCACAGATGAAGAAGCAAAAGTCATAG GCATGTCACTGTACTACCCACAAGTAAGAAAGGCTTTGGATAACATCCTACGGCACCTGGACAAGGAAGTGGGGCGCTCCATGAGCATGACCAGTGTACAGATGTCAAACAAGGAGCCTGAGGACATGATCAC GGGAGAGAGGAAACCAAAGATCGATCTTTTCCGAACATGCGTCGCGGCCATCCCAAGGCTGATACCAGATGGCATGAGCAGACAAGACCTAATAGAGCTTCTAGCCAA ACTGACCATCCACATGGACGAGGAGCTGCGTGGCCTCGCCTTTACCACTCTTCAGGCTCTGATGGTAGATTTCCCAGAGTGGCGGGAGGATGTGCTCTCTGGCTTTGCCTACTTCATAGTAAGAGAGGTCACTGATGTCCACCCCACGCTGCTGGACAATGCCGTCAAGATGCTGCTACAGCTCATCAGCCAATGGAGGCAGGCGGTGCAGAGCAGCAATAAGAGTCACGATGTACAG cagGGCTCAAGCGGAGGCCGTTCTCTGTCCTTGGAGCGCACCCTTCCTTTGGGCGTGCTGCATGTGGTGGAGGGTTTAGCGCTGGTGGTGCTTTGTAGCTGCCGCCCTGCCACGCGCAGGCTGGCTGTTAATGTTCTCAAGGAGGTCCGAGCTCTGCACACTGCACTGGGCATTGGCAAG GGTGATGAGGAACTGGCCATTGATGTAATGGACAGGTTAAGTGCATCAGTGTTGGAGAGCTTCATTCATCTCACAGGGGCTGACCAG acCAACCTGCTGTATTGTCCCAGTGGGATTGATCTTCAGACTCTAGCTGAGTGGAGCTCATCTCCCATCAGCCACCAGTTTGATGTGGTGAGCCCCTCGCACATCTGGGTGTTTGCTCATGTTACTCAGGGCCAGGACCCCTGGGTGATCAGCTTCTCCAGCTACCTGCGGCAGGAGAACCTGCTCAAACATTGTCCCACTGCCCTCAACTATGCCTGGATGTTTGCCTACACCCGCCTGCAGCTACTGTCTCCACAAGTTGACATAAA TAGCCCTATCAATGCCAAGAAAGTGAACAGTCTGAACAGCAGTGACTCCTACATTGGTCTTTGGAGGAACTACTTgatcctctgctgcagctctgcctcttcctcctcctccatgagttcctcatcctccacctctGGCTCCGTCCGCTGCTCCCCGCCTGAGACGCTGGCGTCCACGCCGGACAGCGGCTACAGTTATGATTCAAAG aTTGTTGGCACTccgtccccctcctccctgttcAAACACATTGTTCCAATGATGCGCTCTGAGAGCATGGACATCACAGAGTCTCTAGTGTTGGGGCTTGGCAGGACCAACCCCCAGTGTTTCAG AGAGTTGATAGAGGAGCTAAATCCCATCATAAAAGAAGCTCTAGAAAGAAGACCTGAA AACATGAAGCGACGCAGGCGTCGCGACATCCTCAGGGTCCAGCTGGTCCGGATATTTGAGCTTCTTGCTGATGCTGGTGTCATCAGTCAAAT AGCGAGTGGAGGGTTAGATGGAGAGACCCACTCTCTGAACAGTACGCTGCTTGAGTATGTTGATCTGACCAGGCAGTTGCTGGAGGCTGAAAACGACAAGGACTCTGATACTCTGAAGGACATTCGCTGTCACTTCAGTGCACTTGTGGCAAATATCATCCAGAATGTCCCAG TACACCAGAGGAGGACCATCTTCCCCCAGCAGTCACTGAGACACAGCCTGTTCATGCTCTTCAGTCACTGGGCTGGACCCTTCAGCATCATGTTCACTCCCCTGGATCGCTACAGTGACAGAAATATGCAGATCAACCGCCATCAGTACTGCGCACTAAAG GCCATGtctgcagtgttgtgttgtggacCTGTAGCTGATAATGTCGGCCTTTCCTCTGATGGCTACCTCTACAAGTGGCTGGACAACATCCTGGACTCTCAGGACAAGAAG GTTCATCAGCTGGGTTGTGAggctgtgatgctgctgctggagctgaatCCAGACCAGAGCAACCTCATGTTTTGGGCCGTGGACCGCTGTTACACCGGCTCCCGTCGCGTGGCTGCCGGCTGCTTCAGGGCCATCGCCAACGTCTTTCACAACAG GGATTACCAGTTTGACACTGTGGTGCTGCTGAACCTGATTCTGTTCAAGGCAGCTGATTCCTCCAGAGATATCTATGAAGTTGCCATGCAGCTGTTACAG ATCCTGGAACCCAAGCTCTTCCGTTACGCCCACAAACTGGAAATCCAGCGAACAGATGGCATCCTGACCCCTCCATCGCCGCTGCCACACCTCTACTCTGTGTCTTACTACCAGCTGTCCGAGGAGCTCGCAAGGACTTACCCAGAGCTCACTCTACCCATCTTCTCAG AGGTGAGCCAGCGCATCCAGACGGCACATCCTGGTGGACGTCAAGTAATGTTGCACTACCTCCTGCCTTGGATGAACAACGTGGAGCTGGTCGACTTCAAATCGGCTGCGCGGCGACCGGAGGACTGTGGCAGTggcgaggacgaggaggaggtaCACGACAGGGAGAACATGATGGTCAACAGCCGGAGGTGGCTGCGTGGAGAAGGCTGGGGATCCCCTCGTGCAACGACCATGGTGCTAAACAACCTCATGTTCATGACGGCTAAG TATGGGGATGAGTTTGCTTGGTCAGAGATCGAGAACGTGTGGACCACGTTGGCAGACAGTTGGCCGAAGAACCTCAAAATCATTCTACACTTCCTCATCAGTATGTCCGGAGTCAGCAGTGACCCCAGCCTCTTGCCCTAT GTGAAGCGAGTGGTGGTTTACTTGGGCAGAGATAAGACTatgcagctgctggaggagttGATGTGTGAGCTGGAGCTGACTGATCCTGTTAGCTCGGCTGTCACTCACATGGACAACCCCCCTTATTACCGCATCACCTCCAGTTACAAGATCCCCTCGGTCACCTCAG GAACAACCTCCAGCACCAACACTATGGTGCCAGGAAACGACGGTCATCATGACACCAAGATCAAAGACTCTAACATGGAGGACAG TTACACCCACCTGGATATCTACAGTGGTCTGAACAGCAACCTGAACCGGCAGCACCACCGTCTGGAGTCTCgctacagcagcagctctggaggCTCCTATGAGGATGAGAAGA GTGACTCCATGCCGCTCTATGCTAACTGGCGTTTGAAGGTGATGGATCACAACCAGCCAGAGCCGCTGCCTTTCCCTCCATCTGGAGGCTGCTGGTCTCCTCTGGTGGACTATTTGCCAGAGACAAACACCCCTGCTGTAGCGCTCCATAG atgtaACATAGCAATCATCCTACTGACAGACCTCATTGTGGACCATGGGGTCAAAGTAGAGTGGAGCGCCTACCTGCACCTCCTGCTTCATGCAGTTTTCATAG GGTTTGATCACCAGCACCCAGAGGTTTACGAGCACTGCAAACGCCTACTGCTTCACTTGCTCATTGTCCAAGGCACAAACAGCAGCGTTCAGTCCGTGGCCATGGTGCTCTTACGCAACAGAGACTACAACGATCCGAGGGTCCTGACTGTGAAGCCAGTAGCCCCAGACTTAAACCTCACAG GAGTCCAGGAGCTGTTACCAGACTGTCAGCCGTCTCCTGTGACAGACTCGGgcctcagctccagctccacgTCCTCCAGTATAAGCCTCGGAGCAGGGGGCAGCGCGCTCTCCCACCTCTCCCCCACACTTCTCAGTGAGGTAGACGTCACTGCTGAGCAGGATGAGAAGTCAAAAGCTCTTATCGAGTTCATTACATCAAG GAAGCGGGGTCCGCTCTGGAATCACGAGGACGTGTCGGCCAAGAACCCCAACATTAAGAGCGCCGAGCAGCTGAGTGTTTTTGTCAGACACGTGGTGACTGTTTTCAAACATATCCCATCAG GTTTCCAGCTGGAGTCGTTGCTGAGTGAAGTGTCTCTAAGGACGGCTCTGTCTTGTTCTTCTCGCCACTACGCCGGCCGTTCTTTCCAGATTTTCAGGGCGCTCAAACAACCTCTGACGCCCGCTACACTGTCTGACATTCTGTCTCGACTGGTTGAGACAGTGGGTGACCCAGGAGAGGAGGCTCAG GGCTTTGTCATTGAGCTCCTCCTCACTCTGGAGTCTGGCATCGACACGCTGGCAGACACCCTCAAAAACTACGACCTCCTCACTGCCTTAGCACA AACCTCCAGCCGTGACCACTTGCTGGGCCCTAAGTTTGCTGCCAACAGGAAAAGCACAGGCCAGCTCAACCTGAACAGCGGAGGTCTCTTCCATCACGTCCATCCTCGCAGCAACTCTCTTCGCGCCAGCCTGATGAGTGAACGGAAAGCTGACCGGCGTAGGAGTAACACCTTAGACATAGCGGACCGGCTTGGTGGTAGCCATGGAAACCTTGCACGCACACAAAGCTTATCATCACTGGGCGGGGGAGGGACTCCGGGCGGGGACAACATCCATCCCGTGGACCCCTCAAATCTGATGGCCACCGTGTTCTGGATCGCCGCCTCCTTGCTGGAGTCGGACTACGAGTTCGAGTACCTGCTGGCGCTGCGGTTACTCAACAAGCTGCTGGGCCAGCTGCCCCTGGACCGCGCGGACAGCAGAGAACGTCTGGAGAACGTCCAGGCAAAGCTGAAGTGGTACAACTTCCCTGGcctgctgcagctcttcctTAAGGGCTTCACCTCTGCTTCTACTCAGGAGCTCACCATACACCTTCTCAGCAAGCTCATCAGTGTCTCCAGACATACACTGGTTGACCCTTCACAAGTGGCAG GCTTTCCTCTGAACATCCTGTGCCTTCTACCACACCTCATCCAGCACTTTGACAGCCCCACTCCTTTCTGCAAGGAGACAGCTGATAAGATAGCCAAGGTGTGCGCGGACGAGAAGTCGGCCACACTCTCCAACCTGGCTCACATGATGAGCCTGTACAGCACGCACAGCTACTCCCGCGACTGCACCAACTGGATCAACGTAGTGTGTCGTTACCTCCACGATGCCTTTGCTGAGAGGACCTTGAACCTGGTCACCTACTTGGCTGAG CTACTGGAGAAGGGCCTTCCCGCCATGCAGCAGTCCCTGTTGCAGATTATCCACAGTTTGCTGGGTCATATTGACCTGTCAGCAGCGCCCGTTAAACAGTTTAACCTGGAGATCATGAAGATCATTGGCAAATATGTTCAG aGCCCACACTGGAAAGAGGCCCAAAACATTCTCAAGTTGGTGGTGTCTCGTTCCGCCAGCCTTGTCGTCCCAGACGACGTGCAGCGCTCTTACAGCACAGAATCGTGCGGCTCTCCAGAAATTGCCTTCACTCGGATATTCAACAACTCCTCCAAGGAGCTGCCTGGGAAGACTCTGGACTTCCACTTTGACATCTCAGAG ACACCGATCATAGGCCACAAATATGGCGATCAGCGTACTGCAGCGGGCCGGAACGGAAAGCCCCAAGTGATTGCTGTAACGAGGAGTACCTCCTCTACGTCATCCGGCTCTAACTCTAATGGGCTGGTGCAAGTCAGCTGGAAGAGGCCTCAACTCTCTCAG AGAAGAACCAGAGAGAGGCTGATGAATGTCCTGTCTCTATGTGGTCCAGAATCCGGCATTCCCAAAAATCCATCTGTAAGACTCCTCTCCTACTCTAAGGCCTCAGACAAG GTGGTCTTCTCATCCAATGAGGACCTGGACTCTGCGGACCAGCAGACCAGCCTCATACCCACGGTGGAGGAGGtggtcagagaggaggaggtgcagggagaaGATACGGGCAGCGAGCAGCAGTTTGGCGTCTTCAAGGACTTTGACTTCTTAGATGTGGAGCTGGAAGATGCTGAG GAGTTGCAG GGGGAGAGCATGGACAACTTCAACTGGGGAGTGCGGCGTCGCTCCCTGGAGAGCATGGACAAAGGGGACACGCCGTCTTTGCAGGAGTGCCAGTACACGGGCAGCACGCCGAGCCTCAACCTCACCAACCACGAGGACACGGACGAGTCGTCTGAGGAGGAGGTACTGAGCGCTAGCCAGATTCTCACCCGCTCCAACCTT cttaACAGTGACTCTGCCACCGACGACACTGCGTCCAACCACGTGGACTCCTTGCAGCAGTCCCAGGAGTCGTCCAGCAGCGCCATGACTGAAGAGGCGACTGTCCTGCCCTCTCTGCCCTCtctgccctccctcccccgACTGGATAGTCCCATTTTGGAGAGGGCCCACTCAGACAGCACCAGCAGCCAGCTGCCTGAG GACGCTATAAGCGTGACGGCGGCTGACGAGCTGAGCAGCAGCGTAAGCGAGGACACGGGGTTTTGCAGCGCCCCCCCTCTGCCCTCCGACCCACCAGAACTGTGCGACCCCTGTGACTCGCAGGATCCGCCGGACGCTCAGGAGACACAAGACCCTCACGAGGACCTGGACCCggccccccctcctccgccgGCCATAGACACGCCTCCGGGGTCTCTCTGTGAGGAAGAATCCCAAACAGTGCTGCCTCTGTGTCTGCCCATGCCACCAGACACAAAGCCAGATCCAGATCCTGATCCTGACAGCACCTGCGGATCCATGTGGGAGGAGGATGTGACGCAGGCGTTGAAGGAGCTGGATGAGCGctgtgaagaggaggaggcagactTCTCTGGCATGTCCAG tcaaGATGAAGGTGACGCAGACGGCTTCCCAGAGATTCAGGCCTCTCCGCCCCCTTCGCCCTTCCTCTCTGCCATCCTGGCAGCATTCCAGCCTGTTGCCTATGACAATGAGGAAGATGCCTGGCGTTGCCATGTCAACCAGATGTTGTCAGACACGGACGGGTCCTCTGCTGTTTACACTTTCCACGTGTTCTCCAGACTCTTTCAG AGCATTCAGAGGAAGTTTGGCTCCATTACACATTCATCTGTTCGCTTTCTCGGGGAAAGACTCCAACGGATGGGTAATCAGTTCCTCAGCTCCCTGGAGGTCATGACGTCTCGCTCTCAGTGTCCCACTGTGCTGCTTGATGCAGAGACG CTGGTCTCTTGTGGACTGTTGGAGACTCTGAAGTTTAGTGTGCTGGAGTTGCAGGAACACCTGGACACCTACAACGCCAAGAAAGAAGCGGCAGAGCAG TGGCTGGAgaactgcaggaaaacatttggGGACAAAGACAGCAGCCAGAGACCCAATACTCATGCACAG CAAATGGAAAATCTAGCA GAGCTGGAGTTGTGCCGGAGGCTCTATAAGTTGCactttcagctgctgctgctgtttcaggcCTACTGTAAGCTCATCAGCAGGGTGGACACCATCaagagggaggcagag GTGACCAACATGTCTGAGGAACTCACCATCCTGGAGAGCTGCCTGAAGGAGGCGGAGACGGGAAACGACGGTCAGGAAGACGTGTGCATGTCAGACAACGCCCAGACCAACACGGAGACGGCCATCCAGTCTCTGATTGAGACCCTCAGAGCCAGGGACTTCAGCTCCGCCCTCACACAGGTCAAAGTCTTTAG gTCTTTGTGGCCCAACGACATCTTTGGCAACGAGACAGATAACGCAGTCCAGACCCTCCTGCACATCTACTTCCGCCACCAGACGCTGGGCCAGACGGGCTGCTTGGCGGTGGTGGGCCCCAGCAGGGACCTGTCTCAGGCCAGCACCCGCCTCATGGAGCTCAACCTGCAGATCCGCGAGGCTCTGAGTCGGGCGCAGGTCTACCAGCCCCACACCACCATGGTCAGCACTGGACTGTGA